A stretch of Acidimicrobiales bacterium DNA encodes these proteins:
- a CDS encoding adenylate/guanylate cyclase domain-containing protein codes for MECPNCRSDEADAARFCSSCGHEMARRHDERRLVTVLFADIVGFTGLSETRDPEQVKNLVDRCFALLADDITAFGGRVDKVIGDAIVALFGAPVAHQDDAERAVRAGLRMQETVTRFDNETGVGIRVRIGINTGEVVVGAISAGDDYTAMGDVVNTASRLQTAAEPGTVLVGAATHAATAEVIHFRSMGQLHARGREEPVNAFRAVEPVGRPGERRDRPDVPLIGRDPELAVLRRAVAAAYRRGRAQLIVLTGESGLGKTKLAEEVATVARTDFGALVLHGRCLPYGEANVWWPVAEAARGALDIDASTAPEDVPDLVADGVASAFGPDADPVNVARTAEGLRHLLGYETGLARLDHERAAEEGTRAAIALLNALSRNGPVFVWLSDIDWADDPVLRLLDDFLDRLSRRRVVLLVTGRAEMFDRWNPKPGRFNVMSLNVEPLDADAGDRLARVLLPDASDEVRAQIVERAGGNPLFLEEMARMVEEADLDEIGNLPANVRSVISSRLDALDDVARHVIEDAAVLGLRGEVVALERMAEIQRGEADIVSALRTLERLDLLEHTGRTWAFRANLVRDVVYSRLTKTDRAWRHAGIASWIEANKHAGGAEIISYHYRRAALHNRELGGIDGIGDDLTEKAIEWTLAAGRATSGASAVERAEQLFGEALGLMDDDDVRKAEVLLERAESALSRLDVAIAARDLDAAGPLLERVDDPRLDVRIQLLRSEVAQWLGDQDGALRIGENALELAHSLQDPVLEADGLRRVGMVRLFRGEHDMAESSINLAYDAYGEAGDPRGMAWARQNLAWISYVSGEMGDAEVRLEQAVDAFEELGDLAGMAWSRGLLAYVRIHAGRFAEADELATRTLAEARDRGDRWAQGMMHVALAISALWTGRVDEAVRRAQRAQQIMPLDSDPMGLVQAIAVEARALIRAGRIAEGFRILTGELAKEPGHPGAQILETALAAAAATVGDVMIGRRTFREVVGFDDDRLGESDQTVAMALISLQRGDVDVAVRLFDVMPDTPGEGSTWGWAVLALVAAVVEKDVESLADVVESSTRTTYADRVLARLALACVAARSGNEQGCRVALGRAYDAIPAGGDRVHPTVVALAEAQCLATLDAEDAAAAEVRAIKTASALGLDTLGWRTAFAAACGEPLTVTV; via the coding sequence ATGGAGTGCCCCAACTGTCGCAGCGATGAGGCCGACGCGGCGCGCTTCTGCAGCAGTTGCGGGCACGAGATGGCGCGTCGGCACGACGAACGGCGCCTCGTCACGGTGTTGTTCGCCGACATCGTCGGTTTCACGGGCCTGTCGGAGACCCGCGACCCGGAACAGGTCAAGAACCTCGTCGACCGCTGCTTCGCCCTGCTGGCGGACGACATCACCGCCTTCGGCGGGCGCGTCGACAAGGTGATCGGCGACGCCATCGTCGCCCTCTTCGGCGCCCCCGTGGCTCACCAGGACGACGCCGAACGCGCGGTGCGGGCCGGTCTGCGCATGCAGGAGACCGTCACCCGCTTCGACAACGAGACCGGGGTGGGCATCCGGGTGCGTATCGGTATCAACACCGGCGAAGTGGTGGTCGGTGCCATTTCCGCCGGCGACGACTACACCGCCATGGGCGACGTGGTGAACACGGCGTCCCGGCTCCAGACCGCCGCCGAACCCGGCACCGTGCTGGTCGGCGCGGCCACCCACGCCGCCACCGCCGAGGTCATCCACTTCCGTTCGATGGGGCAGCTCCACGCCCGCGGTCGCGAAGAACCGGTCAACGCGTTCCGCGCCGTCGAACCGGTCGGTCGACCCGGCGAACGTCGCGACCGACCCGACGTGCCGCTGATCGGGCGCGATCCCGAGCTCGCGGTGCTGCGTCGCGCCGTCGCCGCGGCGTATCGCCGGGGCCGCGCCCAGCTGATCGTGCTCACGGGCGAATCGGGTCTGGGCAAGACCAAGCTGGCCGAGGAGGTCGCCACGGTCGCCCGCACCGACTTCGGCGCCCTCGTGCTACACGGTCGGTGCCTGCCCTACGGCGAGGCGAACGTGTGGTGGCCGGTGGCCGAAGCGGCGCGGGGCGCACTCGACATCGACGCGTCGACGGCCCCGGAGGACGTTCCCGACCTCGTCGCCGATGGCGTGGCTTCGGCGTTCGGACCGGACGCGGATCCGGTCAACGTCGCCCGTACCGCCGAGGGGCTGCGCCATCTCCTCGGCTACGAGACCGGGCTCGCCCGACTCGACCACGAGCGGGCCGCGGAGGAGGGCACCCGGGCCGCGATCGCGCTGCTCAACGCCTTGTCGCGCAACGGGCCCGTGTTCGTCTGGTTGAGCGACATCGACTGGGCCGACGATCCCGTGCTGCGCCTCCTGGACGACTTCCTGGACCGGCTGAGCCGGCGCCGGGTCGTGCTGCTGGTCACCGGTCGGGCCGAGATGTTCGATCGCTGGAACCCGAAGCCCGGTCGCTTCAACGTCATGAGCCTCAATGTCGAACCGCTCGACGCCGACGCCGGTGACCGGCTCGCCCGCGTCCTGCTCCCGGACGCCTCGGACGAGGTGCGGGCCCAGATCGTCGAACGGGCGGGCGGCAACCCCCTGTTCCTCGAGGAGATGGCCCGCATGGTCGAGGAGGCCGACCTCGACGAGATCGGCAATCTCCCGGCGAACGTCCGCAGCGTGATCAGCAGTCGACTCGATGCTCTCGACGACGTGGCCCGCCACGTGATCGAAGACGCCGCCGTGCTCGGTCTGCGCGGGGAGGTCGTGGCGCTCGAACGGATGGCCGAGATCCAACGCGGTGAGGCCGACATCGTGAGCGCCTTGCGCACGCTCGAGCGGCTCGATCTGCTCGAGCACACCGGGCGGACCTGGGCGTTTCGGGCGAACCTCGTGCGCGACGTGGTCTACAGCCGCCTCACGAAGACGGATCGGGCCTGGCGCCACGCCGGCATCGCGAGCTGGATCGAGGCGAACAAGCACGCCGGCGGGGCGGAGATCATCTCGTACCACTACCGCCGGGCGGCGCTGCACAACCGCGAGCTCGGTGGCATCGACGGGATCGGCGACGACCTGACCGAGAAGGCGATCGAATGGACACTCGCCGCCGGCCGGGCGACCTCGGGTGCGAGTGCCGTCGAGCGGGCCGAGCAACTGTTCGGCGAAGCGCTCGGACTGATGGACGACGACGACGTTCGCAAGGCGGAGGTGCTGCTGGAACGAGCCGAGTCCGCCCTCAGCCGGTTGGACGTCGCCATCGCCGCCCGCGATCTCGACGCGGCGGGGCCGCTCCTCGAACGGGTGGACGACCCGCGACTCGATGTGCGCATCCAGCTCCTGCGCAGCGAGGTGGCCCAATGGCTCGGCGACCAGGACGGGGCGCTGCGTATCGGGGAGAACGCGCTCGAGCTGGCGCACTCGCTGCAGGATCCCGTGCTCGAGGCCGATGGCCTGCGGCGCGTCGGCATGGTGCGGCTCTTCCGGGGCGAACACGACATGGCCGAGTCGTCGATCAACCTCGCGTACGACGCCTACGGGGAGGCCGGCGATCCTCGGGGGATGGCCTGGGCCCGTCAGAACCTTGCCTGGATCTCGTACGTGTCCGGCGAGATGGGCGACGCGGAGGTGCGGCTCGAACAGGCGGTCGACGCGTTCGAGGAGCTCGGTGACCTCGCCGGCATGGCCTGGTCGCGGGGCCTGCTCGCCTATGTGCGGATCCATGCCGGTCGATTCGCGGAGGCGGACGAGCTCGCCACCCGCACGCTGGCGGAGGCGCGCGACCGTGGTGACCGCTGGGCCCAGGGGATGATGCACGTCGCCCTGGCGATCTCGGCGCTGTGGACGGGGCGGGTCGACGAAGCCGTCCGTCGAGCGCAGCGGGCGCAGCAGATCATGCCCCTCGACTCGGATCCGATGGGCCTCGTGCAGGCGATCGCCGTCGAGGCCCGCGCCCTCATCCGTGCGGGGCGCATCGCCGAGGGGTTCCGGATCCTCACCGGTGAGCTCGCCAAGGAGCCCGGTCACCCCGGCGCCCAGATCCTCGAGACCGCGTTGGCCGCGGCCGCCGCCACCGTGGGCGACGTGATGATCGGTCGCCGCACGTTCCGCGAGGTCGTCGGCTTCGACGACGACCGGCTCGGGGAGTCCGACCAGACCGTGGCCATGGCGCTGATCAGCCTTCAGCGGGGGGACGTGGACGTCGCCGTGCGCCTGTTCGATGTCATGCCGGACACACCCGGTGAAGGATCGACCTGGGGGTGGGCCGTGCTCGCCCTCGTCGCCGCCGTCGTCGAGAAGGACGTGGAGTCCCTCGCCGATGTGGTCGAGTCGTCGACGCGGACCACCTACGCTGACCGCGTGCTGGCCCGTCTCGCGCTTGCTTGCGTGGCGGCCCGTTCCGGCAACGAACAAGGGTGCCGGGTGGCACTCGGCCGGGCCTACGACGCCATCCCCGCCGGTGGCGATCGCGTGCACCCCACGGTGGTGGCGCTCGCGGAAGCGCAGTGTCTGGCGACCCTCGATGCGGAGGACGCAGCGGCCGCCGAGGTGCGGGCGATCAAGACCGCGAGTGCGCTCGGTCTGGACACGCTCGGGTGGCGCACGGCGTTCGCCGCGGCCTGTGGCGAGCCGTTGACCGTCACCGTCTGA
- a CDS encoding histidine kinase, translating into MNPARAAMQWIQAHPRVADWLLVALLTAITIPVAVWAVPDGNQRSLGPLGWVLVLAMNVPVAWRRTAPIAALWATAALTAPYWVLDYPDDATGPALIILVYSIAAHGRRPQAVRHFWAAFLLLTSVMIAGVISDQDDVPWVAVPANVIIFGTAWILGDNLRTRRQYLAELEEKAARSEEQQAAEAERAVAEERTRIARELHDVVAHSMSVMVVQAGAARRVIDQNPVQAGTALAAIEETGRESLTEMRRVLGVLRGEGDTAELAPAPGLADFDRLLHHCEEAGMPVELIVTGDVRRLSPGLEMNAYRVVQESLTNALKHAGRASATVTLHYASDTLHVSVHDDGRGAAAITAGAGQGIVGMRERVEAYDGTLAAAPRPGGGFAVEATFMIGDER; encoded by the coding sequence ATGAACCCGGCGCGCGCGGCCATGCAATGGATCCAGGCGCACCCGCGGGTCGCCGACTGGTTGCTCGTCGCCCTGTTGACCGCGATCACGATTCCCGTCGCGGTCTGGGCGGTGCCGGACGGCAACCAGCGCTCCCTCGGCCCGCTCGGCTGGGTTCTCGTGCTCGCCATGAACGTGCCGGTCGCCTGGCGTCGCACCGCACCCATCGCGGCGCTGTGGGCCACGGCCGCGCTCACGGCGCCCTACTGGGTCCTCGACTACCCCGACGACGCGACCGGCCCCGCCCTGATCATCCTCGTCTACAGCATCGCGGCGCACGGACGCCGGCCCCAGGCGGTCCGCCACTTCTGGGCCGCCTTCCTCCTGCTCACCTCGGTGATGATCGCCGGCGTGATCTCCGACCAGGACGACGTGCCGTGGGTCGCGGTGCCGGCGAACGTGATCATCTTCGGCACCGCGTGGATTCTCGGCGACAACCTGCGCACGCGGCGCCAGTACCTCGCCGAACTCGAGGAGAAGGCCGCGCGCTCCGAGGAGCAACAGGCCGCGGAGGCCGAGCGGGCCGTCGCCGAGGAACGCACCCGCATCGCCCGTGAACTCCATGACGTCGTCGCCCACTCGATGAGCGTGATGGTGGTGCAGGCGGGCGCGGCGCGGCGGGTCATCGACCAGAACCCGGTGCAGGCCGGCACCGCGCTCGCGGCGATCGAGGAGACCGGCCGCGAGTCGCTCACCGAGATGCGGCGGGTCCTCGGTGTCCTGCGCGGCGAGGGCGATACCGCCGAGCTCGCCCCGGCGCCCGGCCTCGCCGACTTCGATCGGCTGCTGCACCACTGCGAGGAGGCGGGCATGCCCGTCGAACTGATCGTCACCGGCGACGTCCGCCGTCTCTCCCCCGGCTTGGAGATGAACGCCTACCGGGTCGTACAGGAGTCGCTCACCAATGCCCTCAAGCATGCGGGACGAGCCTCCGCGACGGTCACGCTCCACTACGCATCGGACACCCTGCACGTGTCCGTGCACGACGACGGACGAGGTGCCGCCGCGATCACGGCGGGCGCCGGCCAGGGCATCGTCGGCATGCGGGAGCGGGTCGAGGCCTACGACGGCACCCTCGCCGCGGCGCCGCGTCCGGGCGGCGGGTTCGCGGTCGAGGCGACGTTCATGATCGGGGACGAGCGATGA
- a CDS encoding response regulator transcription factor, giving the protein MSDTLRVVVVDDQALMRTGFRMILESADIAVVGEAENGLEAIDVVGRERPDVVLMDIRMPELDGVEATRRIIATQPATRVLILTTFDLDEYVYDALRAGAAGFLLKDTPPERLIDAVHVVATGEALLAPSVTRRLVEQFTAAAPATPVPAPGLDQLTERETEVLQAMARGLSNAEIAEALFVGETTVKTHVGRVLMKLGVRDRVQAVVVAYESGIVRPGQG; this is encoded by the coding sequence ATGAGTGACACCCTGCGGGTCGTCGTGGTGGACGACCAGGCGCTCATGCGGACCGGTTTCCGGATGATCCTCGAGTCCGCCGACATCGCGGTGGTCGGCGAGGCCGAGAACGGCCTCGAGGCCATCGACGTGGTCGGGCGGGAGCGGCCCGACGTCGTCCTCATGGACATCCGCATGCCCGAACTCGACGGCGTGGAGGCCACCCGGCGCATCATCGCCACCCAGCCCGCCACCCGCGTCCTCATCCTCACCACGTTCGATCTCGACGAATACGTCTACGACGCGTTGCGCGCCGGCGCCGCCGGATTCCTGCTGAAGGACACGCCGCCCGAGCGGCTCATCGATGCCGTCCACGTCGTGGCGACCGGCGAAGCGCTGCTCGCGCCGAGCGTCACGAGGCGACTGGTCGAGCAGTTCACCGCGGCGGCGCCGGCCACGCCGGTCCCGGCCCCCGGCCTCGACCAGCTCACGGAGCGCGAGACGGAGGTGCTCCAGGCGATGGCCCGCGGGCTGTCGAACGCGGAGATCGCCGAGGCCCTCTTCGTGGGCGAGACCACGGTCAAGACCCATGTCGGCCGGGTGCTCATGAAACTCGGCGTACGCGACCGCGTGCAGGCCGTCGTCGTGGCGTACGAGTCCGGCATCGTGCGTCCCGGCCAGGGTTGA
- a CDS encoding ABC transporter ATP-binding protein translates to MTVLDLPIDTSIHPHTNIAASAVGVSKTYGSGDTTVRALDDVDVDFVTGHFTAIMGPSGSGKSTLMHCLAGLDTVSAGQVFIGDTDLSSLSERELTLLRRDRIGFIFQAFNLVPTLSAMENITLPMDLAGTEPDADWLAQVIETVGLADRTSHRPNELSGGQQQRVAVSRALASRPQIIFADEPTGNLDSTTGAEILDFMRRAVRELGQTIVMVTHDPVAASYADRVVFLADGKIVDEIHAPTPETVLDSMKALGN, encoded by the coding sequence ATGACAGTCCTCGATCTCCCAATCGACACATCCATCCACCCCCACACGAACATCGCGGCCAGCGCGGTCGGTGTCTCGAAGACCTACGGGTCCGGCGACACGACGGTGCGAGCACTCGACGATGTCGACGTCGACTTCGTGACGGGCCACTTCACCGCGATCATGGGGCCATCGGGCTCCGGCAAGTCGACGCTCATGCACTGCCTCGCCGGGCTCGACACGGTCAGCGCCGGCCAGGTCTTCATCGGCGACACGGACCTCTCGTCGCTGTCCGAGCGCGAGCTCACGCTCCTGCGCCGTGACCGAATCGGGTTCATCTTCCAGGCGTTCAACCTCGTGCCGACGCTGTCGGCCATGGAGAACATCACCCTGCCGATGGACCTCGCCGGGACGGAGCCGGACGCCGACTGGCTCGCCCAGGTCATCGAGACCGTCGGGCTCGCCGACCGGACCAGCCATCGTCCGAACGAACTCTCCGGTGGTCAGCAGCAGCGCGTCGCCGTCAGCCGGGCGCTGGCGAGCCGGCCGCAGATCATCTTCGCCGACGAACCGACCGGCAACCTCGACTCCACGACCGGCGCCGAGATCCTCGACTTCATGCGTCGGGCCGTGCGCGAGCTCGGCCAGACGATCGTGATGGTCACCCACGACCCGGTCGCCGCGTCCTACGCCGACCGCGTCGTGTTCCTGGCCGACGGCAAGATCGTCGACGAGATCCACGCCCCCACCCCGGAGACCGTGCTCGACAGCATGAAGGCGCTGGGGAACTGA
- a CDS encoding FtsX-like permease family protein has protein sequence MLRLTLRNLAAHKARFAMTTFAVVLGVGFVVSSFVMSDGLRSTFDDLSEDITSGTDLLVRPTSEFGDPMPLDESLVEQVIAIDGVENAVAYIESDQNEIQPIKADGSTITTSGPPQITFAWMDDASIGTFTIVEGRAPLGPDEFSMDLDAAARHDFVVGETYDIITPSGVWEDVELTATTRFGEDNTTVGATLMHVSIDEAQRLFGEPGAIDEVPLSLEPGADADAVMADIQALLGATSAEIVDQATVTAEQQAEFDEGVTIIGNVLLGFAIISLFVSIFIIYNTFAIVLGQRVREMGLLRAIGADAAQLRRSVLGEAIIVGLVASLIGLVAGVGIAALLNALFEVLGAQLPAYPTILATRTIVFALVLGVGVTLVSSIAPARAAASVSPIEALRDGGTVTPEDGRRRLTLGGTTLAAGLALGAFGLFGPSLSTIGLILTLGLAAVMVFLGLTLASPVVARPLTGVLGWPLSKVMGSAGALARGNASRNPRRTATTAAALMIGLSLVTMGYVVGESVKTSLGNLIARSVTADYVIAGNEDNSGISPALADELAATGRFSAVTGMRYDEARLGPDVREVTALDLGTIDELFDIDLQAGTIPDSDATDVILLHDELAADLGVGVGDTVPIEFAAGTTTDLEVRGIYADKTIFEDPLVPDQVFDDGLAATTDEWIAASLPDGVSTADVAPLLAQLQATYPQVDISTTSEFQQSFEDTIDSSLLVVNALLALAIVIALIGIANTLALSVHERTREIGLLRAVGMTRRQTRRMIRWEAVLVALFGAVLGVGAGTVFGWGVVQALPQDSFGGSLTIPVAPIIQVVVLAALATLVAAWLPARRAGKLDVLDAISH, from the coding sequence ATGCTGCGACTCACCCTCCGCAACCTCGCGGCCCACAAGGCCCGGTTCGCCATGACCACCTTCGCGGTGGTCCTCGGCGTCGGCTTCGTCGTCTCCAGCTTCGTCATGAGCGACGGCCTCCGGTCGACGTTCGACGACCTGTCCGAGGACATCACGAGCGGCACCGACCTGCTCGTCCGCCCCACGAGCGAGTTCGGCGATCCGATGCCACTCGACGAATCGCTGGTCGAACAGGTCATCGCGATCGACGGTGTCGAGAACGCCGTCGCCTACATCGAGAGCGACCAGAACGAGATCCAGCCGATCAAGGCGGACGGCTCGACCATCACCACCTCGGGTCCTCCGCAGATCACGTTCGCGTGGATGGATGACGCCTCGATCGGCACGTTCACGATCGTCGAGGGCCGTGCCCCGCTCGGTCCGGACGAGTTCTCGATGGATCTCGACGCCGCAGCGCGCCACGACTTCGTCGTCGGTGAGACCTACGACATCATCACGCCGTCCGGCGTGTGGGAGGACGTGGAGCTCACGGCCACCACCCGCTTCGGCGAGGACAACACCACGGTCGGCGCCACGTTGATGCACGTTTCGATCGACGAGGCCCAACGGCTCTTCGGCGAGCCCGGCGCCATCGACGAGGTGCCTCTCAGCCTCGAGCCCGGCGCCGATGCCGACGCCGTCATGGCCGACATCCAGGCGCTGCTCGGCGCCACGTCGGCCGAAATCGTCGACCAGGCCACCGTCACCGCCGAGCAGCAGGCCGAGTTCGACGAGGGCGTCACGATCATCGGCAACGTGCTGCTCGGGTTCGCGATCATCTCCCTGTTCGTCTCGATCTTCATCATCTACAACACGTTCGCGATCGTGCTGGGCCAACGGGTCCGGGAGATGGGCCTGCTCCGGGCGATCGGCGCCGACGCGGCCCAGCTGCGCCGGTCCGTCCTCGGCGAAGCGATCATCGTCGGCCTCGTCGCGAGCCTCATCGGCCTCGTGGCCGGCGTCGGCATCGCCGCCCTGCTCAACGCGCTCTTCGAAGTCCTCGGCGCCCAGCTCCCGGCCTACCCCACGATCCTCGCCACCCGCACGATCGTGTTCGCACTCGTCCTCGGCGTCGGCGTCACCCTCGTCTCGTCGATCGCCCCCGCGCGCGCCGCGGCCTCGGTCTCCCCCATCGAGGCGCTGCGCGACGGTGGAACGGTCACGCCCGAGGACGGGCGCAGGCGCCTGACGCTCGGCGGCACCACCCTCGCCGCCGGGCTCGCCCTCGGCGCCTTCGGCCTCTTCGGTCCGAGCCTGTCGACGATCGGGTTGATCCTCACCCTCGGCCTCGCCGCGGTGATGGTCTTCCTCGGGCTGACCCTCGCCAGCCCGGTCGTCGCCCGTCCGCTCACGGGCGTACTCGGCTGGCCGCTCTCGAAGGTCATGGGCTCGGCGGGTGCGCTGGCCCGGGGCAACGCGAGTCGCAACCCGCGCCGCACGGCCACCACCGCCGCCGCGCTCATGATCGGGTTGTCGCTCGTCACCATGGGTTATGTGGTGGGCGAGTCCGTGAAGACGAGTCTCGGCAACCTGATCGCCCGGTCGGTCACCGCCGACTATGTGATCGCCGGCAACGAGGACAACTCGGGGATCTCCCCCGCACTGGCCGACGAGCTCGCCGCCACCGGCCGGTTCTCCGCCGTCACCGGCATGCGCTACGACGAGGCTCGACTCGGACCCGACGTGCGGGAGGTGACGGCGCTCGACCTCGGCACGATCGACGAGCTGTTCGACATCGATCTGCAGGCCGGGACGATCCCCGACAGCGACGCGACGGACGTGATCCTGCTCCACGACGAGCTCGCGGCCGATCTCGGCGTCGGCGTGGGCGACACGGTGCCGATCGAGTTCGCCGCCGGGACGACGACGGATCTCGAGGTCCGCGGCATCTACGCCGACAAGACGATCTTCGAGGACCCGCTCGTGCCGGACCAAGTGTTCGACGACGGCCTCGCCGCCACGACGGACGAATGGATCGCGGCGTCGCTGCCAGACGGCGTGTCGACGGCCGACGTCGCCCCCCTCCTCGCGCAGCTGCAGGCGACCTACCCGCAGGTCGACATCTCGACGACCTCGGAGTTCCAGCAGTCGTTCGAGGACACGATCGACTCGTCCCTGCTCGTGGTGAACGCCCTGTTGGCGCTGGCGATCGTGATCGCCCTCATCGGCATCGCCAACACCCTGGCGCTGTCGGTCCACGAGCGCACCCGGGAGATCGGTCTCCTGCGGGCGGTCGGCATGACCCGGCGCCAGACGAGGCGGATGATCCGCTGGGAGGCCGTGCTGGTCGCCCTCTTCGGCGCCGTCCTCGGCGTCGGCGCCGGGACGGTCTTCGGGTGGGGCGTCGTGCAGGCGCTGCCCCAGGACAGCTTCGGCGGATCGCTCACCATCCCGGTCGCGCCGATCATCCAGGTCGTCGTGCTCGCCGCCCTCGCCACGCTGGTCGCCGCATGGCTACCGGCCCGACGCGCCGGCAAGCTCGACGTCCTCGATGCCATCAGCCACTGA
- a CDS encoding phytanoyl-CoA dioxygenase family protein, translating into MLTRAGYLFLRDDGPEASHQLEREGYAVLRAVFTGAEIARLRREIEAVFATERPPVRVRGRTAADYADFRHGMLNKSAAAQEAAGHRGILDVIEPLLGEDCHVIANTSWRNQPHDPRAVDGGAWHCDAGPHVPRAPGVPWDDRIPYPVFAIGVHILLQDCPLACGPTGVLAGSHRSGQAPPLRPVSRLGVLYENRGPVPLTGEAGDVAMFVSDTWHRRLPPIPSGDTGRFFLQVHYGRRDLAQRIELTEHVNHLRYAAVRRAKTDRERRLVGLHPPGFYDA; encoded by the coding sequence GTGCTGACGCGAGCGGGATACCTGTTCCTCCGCGACGACGGGCCGGAGGCGTCGCACCAGCTCGAACGCGAGGGGTACGCCGTGCTGCGGGCGGTGTTCACCGGTGCCGAGATCGCCCGGCTGCGTCGTGAGATCGAAGCGGTCTTCGCCACCGAACGGCCGCCGGTCCGGGTCCGGGGACGAACGGCCGCGGACTACGCGGACTTCCGCCACGGCATGCTGAACAAGAGCGCCGCCGCGCAGGAGGCGGCTGGGCATCGGGGCATCCTCGACGTGATCGAGCCACTGCTCGGCGAGGACTGCCATGTCATCGCGAACACCAGCTGGCGCAACCAGCCCCACGATCCGCGGGCCGTCGACGGGGGTGCGTGGCACTGCGACGCCGGGCCCCACGTGCCCCGGGCGCCCGGCGTGCCGTGGGACGACCGCATTCCGTATCCGGTGTTCGCGATCGGCGTCCACATCCTGCTGCAGGACTGTCCGCTCGCGTGCGGGCCGACCGGCGTGCTGGCGGGGAGCCATCGATCCGGGCAGGCGCCGCCGTTGCGGCCCGTGAGCCGCCTCGGGGTGCTCTACGAGAACCGGGGTCCGGTGCCGCTCACCGGCGAGGCGGGCGACGTGGCGATGTTCGTGTCGGACACGTGGCACCGCCGCCTGCCCCCGATCCCGAGCGGTGACACCGGCCGGTTCTTCCTGCAGGTCCACTACGGCCGGCGGGACCTCGCCCAGCGGATCGAGCTCACCGAACACGTCAACCATCTCCGCTATGCCGCGGTCCGGCGAGCGAAGACCGACCGGGAACGTCGCCTCGTCGGCCTCCACCCGCCGGGCTTCTACGACGCCTGA
- a CDS encoding ABC transporter ATP-binding protein yields the protein MTQATVTAGTAARAVGATKIYGEGDTEVRALDGVDVEFERAKFTAIMGPSGSGKSTLMHCQAGLDTLTAGQVFIGDTDLSSLAERDLTLLRRDNVGFVFQAFNLVPTLSALENITLPMDLAGTTPDPAWLEEVIRTVGLADRVDHRPNELSGGQQQRVAVSRALASRPQIIFADEPTGNLDSTTGNEILDFMRKAVDQLDQTIVMVTHDPVAAAYADRVVFLADGKIVDEMIDPDAEQVIDQMKRLR from the coding sequence ATGACGCAAGCCACTGTCACCGCCGGCACGGCGGCCCGCGCCGTCGGCGCCACCAAGATCTACGGCGAGGGCGACACCGAGGTGCGCGCCCTCGACGGTGTCGACGTCGAGTTCGAGCGGGCGAAGTTCACCGCGATCATGGGGCCGTCCGGCTCGGGCAAGTCCACCCTGATGCACTGTCAGGCGGGGCTCGACACGCTCACCGCCGGCCAGGTCTTCATCGGCGACACCGACCTGTCGTCGCTCGCCGAGCGCGACCTCACCCTCCTGCGGCGGGACAACGTCGGCTTCGTCTTCCAGGCGTTCAACCTCGTGCCCACCCTCTCCGCGCTCGAGAACATCACCCTCCCGATGGACCTCGCCGGCACCACCCCCGACCCGGCGTGGCTCGAGGAGGTCATCCGCACCGTCGGGCTCGCGGATCGCGTCGATCACCGGCCCAACGAGCTGTCGGGCGGCCAGCAGCAGCGCGTCGCCGTCAGCCGCGCGCTGGCGAGCCGGCCGCAGATCATCTTCGCGGACGAGCCGACCGGCAACCTCGACTCGACCACCGGCAACGAGATCCTCGACTTCATGAGGAAGGCGGTCGACCAGCTCGACCAGACCATCGTCATGGTCACCCACGATCCGGTCGCCGCGGCCTACGCCGACCGGGTCGTCTTCCTGGCCGACGGCAAGATCGTCGACGAGATGATCGACCCCGACGCCGAGCAGGTCATCGACCAGATGAAGCGACTGCGCTGA